The Dasypus novemcinctus isolate mDasNov1 chromosome 20, mDasNov1.1.hap2, whole genome shotgun sequence genome segment GGAGAGAGAAGAGGAGTTTAAGATTAACATTTTAACTGGTGAGTGGATGTAGATGGATTTTATGAATAAAACCAAAAAGAAGACCGCAAAAAATCAATAGATTTTTTTAACCGTACTTACTTGAAATGTCTTTGTACTAAACCATATTTAGCGAATTAAGTTTGAGTAACACAAGCAAGGAAATAATGAATagcattttgaaaaattatttcatcagaagaaaagaaagaaaaaagaatgaagtgaaaGGGCCAAGCAAAAGGTCTTTTAAGCATATTTCACCCTGCCCAGCCAGTGTGCTTGTTATCCTTTCTCCTTTAGCAAAGGCGCATATTGGGATAGTGAAGTAAAACATAATCTGACCTAAAATGTACGCTTACGATGTGCATGTGTTATAGTGCTTTAGAGTCTTAGCTCTTCTGAACTGAAAAGCTCTTTCATTATTTATGCATTTCTAAGATGTACCAAGGCAAAATATATCAATTAAATAAGCCTTACTGTATCTGAACAGTTTCTTTGCaatattaaaatttccaaaatgtcGTTTCCAAAACGAAGAGCTGTATATATTTCCCACTGAATGGTTCCCGTGAGAGGAGACAGACAATTTTAGCTcagtaatttgttttaaaaaaaaccactaaCATATTATAATAAAGTCCATGCTTGCCATCTCATCAGACCTCTCAGGTAATCACGTAATCATGTTAAGAGGTTAAGAAGAAGACATTAACAAAAGATTGGTCTCTTGTAAAACCTAAAAATAGTTACtctgaaaatgttttatttggaTTACAAAATTTGCACGTCCCCAGCTGTTCTCATTCACACACTCCTAAGTTTCCCTCGTCTTGCCTGCACCTCTGTGTTGGGCTGCATTGAGAGAGCGCCAACATCTGGCTGCCCACAGGCAGTGCTTTCCATGGACGTCCCTCACAACAGGGGGACAAAGGAGAAGCAGAaacattctctctcttttccgtCCAAGGTCTGGATTTGCTTAGGGCACTGGCTAATTTTCAGTAGACTTGCTTTAACTTATGGGCAGCTTTAGGCATATGAAATGGTAAGTGCTTATTTTCGCGAATTCTCCAGATACTTAGGAGCACTGCAGACTTCAGATAAATGAAGTCCATACAGAAGTACTGATACTTCTGTTTTTACAACtctaatatatatgtgtatatatatatatatatacacacacacacacacacacgcacatatgcAAGACAACGGATCAAAAGAAATTTTAGCAATTACGTAGGTTCGTGCATTCATTATAAATACGTCCAGATGTACGGTTAGGGTAAGTATCTTAAAATACACTGAAGATATGCAGTGAGTCAAGACTTTGCTGCTCATTATAGTTCTGTTAGTTATCGGCAGTGACCAGACATACACTGTGATAGAGAGTTCTCTAGTTTCACTGCCCATTGACTACTGAAGCTGTACTACTTTTCCAATATAACTGGCATTTATATGCCATTTAATGATGAGTTTGGTCAGTTTAAGAACTAATGATAAGTagtttcaaattctcctttgaaACATCATTCAGTAATCCTTTCTTTACCACAGCAGTGGAAAGGATTGGAGAAGTACCAGGGGACTCTAAATAATGAGGTCATTAGTTGCATATGATGTGTTCTTGtgttgttttcctctttctttaaaACCCCATAGAAGTGCTGTACTGAAAagtgaaagacagaaaaagatcCCATCAGAAGAAATGCAGGGATAAGCAAACAGTGCCAACAGAGCACTGGCCTAAGCACCAGGACACCGGGAAGTAAATCCCAGATCCAAGCATTAACTGCGTTCTTGCTCAGATCCTTTAACTGTGGAATGCCTTGGTTTTCCATTTTATCAACTGAAACTAGTATTTGCCACTTTCTACCTCCGTAACAACCTATCTACCTACCATTGTCTACATGGCTGGTGCAATCAGAACTCGATTTAAAAGCACTAAGGTGACCTTAGGTTGCAATTTATTGCCTACTATATGATAGTTGTTTGACTCATGTCATCTCATCTACTCTTCACTCATCCCTATGGGGCTGGtaattatcttcattttccaGAAGAGGAAAGTGAGTCTTagaaagtaacttgcccaagattaaTAAGTATAATAAGTTCAGACCCAAGATTTGCACCTAACCTATTTGACTCCAAAGTGCGTGAATGTTATCACATCCTGGCTCTGAGGACAGCAAGCCGTATCGACTGGAGGTTTCATCATCCTTTCTGCATTACTATCTCTTCCGTGTTACCCTAGGAAAAAGTATTTTGGCTTGCCATTGCCCAAACAGATGCATGAGAAAAACTAATATCCTCCCCAAGCCCATATGTGAAGATTTCCAGAAACCATGATGGTTTATGAGCTGGTAGAAACCAGTTAAATTTAGAAGCGGGAACGGCTCAACAATATTTATGGATAAGATATGGTTCTGCAGTATTTGTCTTCAATATCACAGGACAAGCCTTCTGTGTCCTGTCTtcgaatgaaaaaaaagtaagaaattaAACTATCCAAGTTGGCCAAGGATTGCGTGTCGGGGGATAAAGAGATTTCTCCAGCAAATGAAGATGGTCACTAGCTTCCGAACTAAAAAACAAAAGGATTTGGTGGAGTGGTGAAGAGCGGGCCCTGCGGCCTGGCGGTCGGGTGGAGAGGGGGGCAAGGCTGCAAGGCACTGGTCCCTGGCCCCCGTGGTTTAGCAAGCTTTACGCTGCAGAGCATTTGACACAGAGGGTGAGAGGGCCGACTCGAGGCAGGAGGGAGGCGACCTCTGCCGGGAGCCCCCAGAGAGGCCGCGGGGCAGAGGCCAGTTACCGTAAGTCAAGCTCCAGCGACGCGGCGGGGGCGTCGGCCAGGGGGTCCCCGTCCAGCCCGCTGCCGGCCACCCCAGGGCTGAGCCCAGCAGATCGAGTCCGCCGTTTTTTCTTCTCCTGCTCCTTGCGCTTGCCGGGcttgcccttctttttcttgccGGGAGCCTTCAGGGGTTGCTCTTTGTACGTGTCCACCTTGTTGGTCTCCTGAGTTAGGTATCTGCCCTCGTCGTCGGACCCGAACCGGGCAGGGTGGTTCTTGGTGCTGGGAGGGGGCTTGGCGTTCGGGGAGGCCTCGGAGGCCGCTCGGATCTCGGCCGTGTGGATCTCGGCGATCAGGTGGTGCAGGAAGAAGCGGCGCCGCAGGTCCTGGATGGACTTGCCCTTGTCGTGGAGGAGCTGGTGTTCAGACACGGCTCGCCTGCTGTGGGACAAAATACCGAGAGGGGAGGGTGTCGGAGAGGCAAAAAGGCAGGCGTGAGTCCCCAGGATTTCTAGCTGGTCCCCCCAGGGCCTGGGGTGGAGAGCGGCCAGCTCCCGAGCCGGGCCGGGTGGACGGGAAGGACGCGGTGTGCGGCTCGGAGGCCGGAGCTCCGCGTGCCGGCGCTGCCTCTCACGAGGGCTGGGAGCTTGGGGCCAGCGCGAGCATCCTTTGGCCTCACGTGTAACACGGGAAGGGGCCGTGCTCAGGGATTTCTACGTCCCGGGCCAAATCTAACCTGTTGTAACTCAGTTATGCTATTGGAGGTGGACAGAAGCCACTGAGCTTCTCTCCGTGTTCTGTTAGGGAACTAAACTCTGAAGTCCTAGCtcaggaaataaaagaaaggatcGATTTTACTTATATCATCTCCCAacacctccacacacacacacacacaattctcCCTTAAGTACTGCACCTCAAAAAGCAGCATGCAGtaagagtaaaagaaagaaaactactaACAGACTGAATCTTAACGTGATATTGGACGATGGGCTACCAAGAAGCCATACGCAAAGGCCAGCGGTCAGAGAGCGAGCGAGAGAGGGTGGGCAGCGCTGTTGTGGAAAGTTGAGGTGGTCTCCCTCAAAAGGGCTTCTTTGTGTGTTTAAATTGAGATTCTATTTCTTCCATGcttcaagttttttttaaatttggaattCCAGAGAGTATTCTCCTTAGTACTTAATTGAGAAATTCACTTATATACTCACTCCCTTTGCCTTAAAACATCTCTAGGAACCAACAcgaaatgatttttctatttaaaCATCACCTGGAGGAAATTACAATGAAAAAGACTATTCTTAGTTCTCCAGCAGTCCTGTGCGATGACACCCTGGCTCTTGCTGACCGCCCATCCTGTGTTTTTATTATCGGGTCTACACATTACGAAGCCTATTTAAGAATCACACAGACTCATCAGCCACAGCAAGCCAGCCTCAACCTACCTCTCCTAACTTCAGTTCCTACTGTTGGAAAAGCCCTCCACTCTGAGGGCATTCTTGGGGCTCTCTCCCGCGTATTCTTATTTCTCTGACTCAGGGGTGTCTGGGTTCCTTATTGCCTTTGTCGTATTAGTACGATGTCTTTAACTACTCAGAGAAATAGGACAATGAGTAGCAATATCATCTCCCTTTCAGGGATGGGGAAAGTGAGGTTCACGGAGATGGAATGAGTTGCCACTGATCACAAGACGAGGGGCAGAGCCAGGGTTCCAAAATCCAGGCCTCCCGATTCTAAAGCCAATACTGATTTTCAGCTCTTTCAGCCCTTCCTCCAGCCAAGGCATCTTGCGTGGGAAGGGCAGGAAGCACTAAGCCAGTGGCGGGGACGGCACCATGGGGGAGAGGACAGCAACTCTCCACCTTCGCTGAAGACCAAATGCATTGCTCCAAACCATCCGTTTCCATCCCCCAAAATAAGGACCTGTGGTTACTAGGGTCTGGAGATCACGAAGGGAATGAGGTATTGTCTAGTCAAACATGagtcaaaaaaaaagagagtaagaGATGAGAATACAGCTATCATTAGCCGAACCCCGGCTTCCTTCTAGCATGTTAGTGTGTGGACCGACTTTCAGCATGTAGCTTGTTCAAAAAAGACATGACTTAATGGAAAGGAATTTAACAGGAGCCTGTCTTAAATGAGCCGTGAAGGAGCCTCTCTTCCTTTTTGAAGGTGCCGCATGTGACTGGATTAAAATTCACTTATTCTGTGACAATATTTAGGATTCTGGAAACTTTCAGCAGTCTACAAATCTGAGGCTTTGGTACAATGTCCTTCTGCCCTCTAATGACACTTTTAAGGAATAGGACCAACGTAATCTCCTATTTCATAAGCATTACAGTTTAATAAGTATCTTTTAGAAAGAGATGACATTCAAAAGTTCTTACCGTGATCATTCATAGGACTGGGGCTCCTATTTCTTTCCTGAGTCCTGCCAGTACCCCTTCCCATCTTCCTCCTTCTCCAGGTTTAGGATACAGCCCGCCCTGGCTTAACGCTAGGCCAAAGCTTGTCCCGGCCTGTCCTAACCCTGCGCGCCCTGCCACCCTGCCCGGCAAACACGCCTGTGAGCAGGGCCAGCCTGGCCGCACTGCCCCAGCGCCCCGACTTAAGCACGGCACTTTCCCAGGATGGTTCTCAGGGGAAAGGGGGGATCATTCCAGCCCCCATTTTACAAAAGGCCACAACAGGGCAGGGCTCCGTCCAATCTGAAACAGCACGCCTCTTGGGAGGCGCAAGGTTTCCTTCTGTCCTTGAGGGCGACCGCTGGGATATGAGGAAGCGCTCCCGTTTTCTTAGCAGCTGCATTAGACCGCTGTCAGACAAGTTACTGAATATCTCAAAGACCTCTGAATTTAAAATATGGTGAGAAAGGAACTGCTGGCTGGGAAGCCGCCCTGGAGAAGCAGGAGGATAATGGCATCTGTTAGCGTCCACAAGGTCTACAGAGCCTTCTGTACAACTGTAAAACAAAACACGGACTGACCCAGGGCCAAATGGATGGCAGATTCAGACTCGACAGATGACGGCGGTTAGTAAGGGTTCAAAGAGGAGGTTTTCGATTTAGATGACTCTAACATGGCTTCAGTGAGTCTGTACGTCTCTATTGCAGCATCACGGCTCACAATAGATGGCATTTATTACATAGCTAAAGCTCCACCGTGGAAAGACCAGGAATGCTGCGCTTCGTGATTTCCTTTGATTACTGTATGAGAAATgcaaaaatgtgggaaaacatgtAATACAGAGAACTCTAAACTCAGTCAGATCAGAGCTCTTCAGCTTTGAAGAAAAATGGCTCTCGCATGAAGAAGAGCCTATTTCTCAAGGAGCGCAGAGAAGGGAGTGTGATGGAGAGCCTCCTTCCAGCACGGGAAGACGCGGCGTGCCGGTGCTGATGCTAGCCTGCTGAGGACGGACTTTGTGTGGGGGGAGGAAAGTTCTGTGGTCCAGAGAAGAGGTAGGGTTAGGGTGTTAGAGTGAAGATGACTCACCAGAATTCCCTTCCAGCCCAGATGACTCAGTTAAAAGTTATGCTTTTCATTAAATGGGATAGAGCCAGTCTGGCTCCCAGGCCAACCAGCCAAGGATGGAGGAGCTGCTGGCTGGGCCGGGGCTCCCTGGAGCTCCTCGCAGAGGTGGCCACCTGCGGGACCTGTCTCCACCCGAGCAGCAAAGCCGGTGGGCTTCACAGTCCGACCTCCAACTCCCTCCAGCCGAAGCCCCCTCAGGTCAAGTCTTTTGGCTTAGCAAGTTGAAAAGATTCACAACTTACTTCCTCCTCTGCTTGACACAGTAATGCTGTAACAGTCTCCTCTCCCTTAAAAGTTAGGCCTGCGTTTTGGAAATTTGCACTTTCAAATTAGTTTCCCTAAGACGTGGTGTGAAAAGTGACTGGGGAGTAATCCAGCTTGATTATACGTTAACATTTCTTTCAAGAAACTCGCTTGATTTAGCATCATAGTAGATGAATGTTTTGTCTAGCACACAAAATTTACTGTTACTTGGCAGCAATGCAAAAGTAAtgacttgtttttttaaactctATTTGGCTGTAATGATTTGATGAAACATCTTCATCTCCTGATGATTTCAGCCTCTATGAAACCCATGACTGTGCAGTGATGATCTATTAGCCATTAACTATAAGAATGTTTTGTGGTAGTTTTATAACCGTTGGCTGAGTGTAAGTGTTTAACTACACTAATATATTTCACCCACAAACAAAACTCTAACAAGTTTCTGGCTGATAAATAGTTTCTGATGTGTTTTTTGCAAGGTACAACaaagaaagacctaaaaataaCTGTCAGGACAACTTAGCACTATTTTTATGCCATCACTGTGGATTTAATCATGGTTCATTTACTATttctcagaaagagaaaaaactttaaagaaaaagttgGCCCTGTTCCAGGACAGGGTTTCTTAGACAAACACAGCATTTAAGTGTGCTTTGAGAATTTCAGGCTTCATCTGTATTTATCTATGGCTTTGTAAAACACTGAATTTTATACACGCCTCAAAATGAGGAAGAAGTCGGGACAGTTTTCAGAAGCACATCAGGAAAACATTGATTTGAAGAATACAATTCGCTTTACCTTCCATACAGTGCTCCACACACTTTCTTGGGAGATTCAGAATAGATTTTCATTTCAGTGCCAAGGTTCGACATGTCTAAAGTGATTTCACTTCAGGTTTTTCTGCTCTAATAATAATAGACCAAGGGCACATGTGAAACAGTTGCCTTTTTGTACACCCTCGAGAATTTACAATGAAGCTCTATGGACTTGCTGGTAAATATTAGATATTGCTGTTTTATTGTTAAGTGTAAAAgtctcccttcttttctactCCCGAATCAAACTCCCTCAGTTCTCGAAGGTTTCCAAAACATACTTCACTGAGTCTGCAGTTTTAAGATCATCCAAATGGTGTTACAATGTTAATGAACGGCGGGTCCAGCAGGGCTGCTCCAGCCCGCCCTTCCAGCTCTGCAAAGCCACTGGCGGTATTCATTCTTACGTGTGGGTTTGTCGGAATCAAAATTAACCTTAAAAGAAATCACGAGTCGAGACTACCAAAGGACAAGTTTTCAGTCTACAATGCCAATATTTGGCTCTGCATTAAGGAACCATCGGCAAtaattccaagaaaaaaaaagtttccacaCCTAAACTTCACTTTGGAACCGAGCCCTCGAGCGTTCCCGAACCGGGCGGACACGGACACTGGCGTCGCGCCCCTGCAAAGTTGTCACTATCTCATTATATAATATGCCTTCATTATGTAATACGGTTCCCTTTACATGCTTAAAATTATGCCACCCGTCGTCAAGTCAGACGTCAGGTTTCTGCTCTTCACACGCAAACTGCACCCCCACTCAGGACGCACACAAGCGCGCACCCACGCCCCTGAAATTCCGCAGCTGCTTCCGAATTATCTGAATCGCTCGTAACCCGCAGAGCTCCACAGCCCTCCCGCGTCCTGGGAGTAACCCTTTTCTCTCACTAGGGGCAGAGGATCTTCGCCG includes the following:
- the PTHLH gene encoding parathyroid hormone-related protein, with the protein product MLRRLVQRWSVAVLLLSCSVPSCGRPAEGLGRRPRRAVSEHQLLHDKGKSIQDLRRRFFLHHLIAEIHTAEIRAASEASPNAKPPPSTKNHPARFGSDDEGRYLTQETNKVDTYKEQPLKAPGKKKKGKPGKRKEQEKKKRRTRSAGLSPGVAGSGLDGDPLADAPAASLELDLRRH